The DNA region TGAAAAGAGGGGCTGAGTGAAAAACAGTCTTATTGTTCTTATCCTGTTACTCATAAAGAAATCTGCCAATGTTGGAGATGATTGGTTTGAGTtcaaaaagaataaaacatCATTATCCCTTTTGCCCCAGAAACTTGGGGAGGGATCGGTTATATTTGAACAAAGGAGTTAAAGATACAGATCAATTCCCTGACCATTAAAGCAAGAACTAGATCCTCGCTACGGTTTTAATTCAATTGTTACAACTGTTCCGATATTTCAATAGCTCAGCCAGCAAAATCATGTCACATACAGATCCATAAAGCAGCACCGGGCTCAGGCCACATCTTTCAACCGGACCTGATACCCCAAAATGCAGCAATCAATTTGCTCGAGGCATATCAACTGCCATTCCCCCATTACCAGTTCGCTAGAGGACTATCCGATGATATCTCAGGGTAATAACAGTATACTATTGCCGACAGCAGAGACGCAGAGATTGAAGGAGCAAATAGCTATTCAACTAAGGTTTCTAACATCTCTACAATTTACAATTACTTACTTCAAAGCATCTAATTTCTCAAGCATGGCTTAGCTGAAAATTTCAATCAGAGCTCTAGACACCATCGGACGACAATTCACACAGCAAACAGACGATGAAGTCAACAGGAACAGTGACAGGCTGCTGCCATAACATTCCAGCTCGATTCATGGATATCACACAAATATTCTAATAAAGGATCCAATCCATCTCCCGACAGAACCAGAACAAGACTCCAATCGAATCGAATAAGGCTACAGGCGTTGCAGTGACATACCACTCCATTTTCGCTGCAAGTGTTGACCGAGAACTTCTGATCGGTGGTGTAGTTAGCCGTCAAAATATCTGCAGGCGAAGAATCACCGATCCACCATCACACAAAACAGATACAGCTCGATTCGATAAATCTATACACAGAATCCGCGCAAAATGGAACGCCGAGAACGGTCAAGCGATGCGAAATTGACTACATGTACGCAGACCACGAGCCGCACAGTACCTTTGGCCTTCTTGCCGATGTCAGTGAAGAGCCCCGGCCCTTTGCTCATCTTGAGCTGTCGACCTCTGCTACACGCAGTGAGAGAGAACGAGATGGAGAGGACAAGGAGGGAGAAAGAGATCTGCAGAGAGCTTTGGACCGCGAAACTGCGACTTCCGATCGATGGGGAGGTGGTGAGGGGGAAGCTGTGACGGAGTTTAAACGACAGGCAAAGTCAGACCATcgatttagatttttttttaaaaaaatttgattattatttgtaaattGTACGGACCAAATCCATGGGAAAGGCAACTAATGGAAGTGGGAACGAAAGAAATGAACCTGCTAATCTTTATTTTtcgataagtttgaaaagtaATCCTACATATTGGTTTATTCTAGAAAGATatttttaaacaaaaataCGGTGTCTAATAGTAATTCCCATATCTTTTAGAAAATGATTATGGAGGATTGTCCGCGCGTTATGAAAGAATCACATGACTCGTTCCGGCAATCGACACGACAGCTTTTTCAAGCATGATTACCTCCATAAAATCGATCAGATTCGCTATGAAAAGAAGCTCGAGAGAAATGCTCAAAGGGATAACTTTAAAACTTACAAAATAATCCCATGAAATCATCAGCGACTTACCAATGTAACAGAGTCAGTTGGGAATTTTTGGCCTCTTCTCCAGGAATAATACCCCTGCTCGTATCAATTTTAGACCTTCAAAGCCCATCCCATTTTACAATTTGATCACTCGGATCGAATGGATCCCGGCCATCAGTTCAATATCGTAGGGTTAGATTGATCGTTTGATTTGGCCCTGCAATTGTCTTTCTCAAGTTCAAAGTGATCCTACGACAGCATTACACATACAATGCATAATTTCCATAATGGAAAATCGAGTGCTGAAAAGGGACGTGACTTATATGGCTTCCACAGGAATCTTTTGAGCGCCAGCAGTGTTGCATCAAGAGACCATCCAATTGCAGCCTGAGGCTTAAGCGCTAGAGTTCCGCCGAAAACGGAAGAGGTGGAGCCTGCGTTCTTCATGAAAGTACAACAATCCAGTCGCCTGAGCGATCATGGCATCTATTCACCTGCACCTACATATCTCCGGCTTACAACTTGAGCCGAATTTTGTGCTTAAGATAGGAATCCAGGAATCCTCTGCAGGCCGTAACATCGCCGAGTAATCTTCCTCATCAGACTGCACAGCCAATACTTGCCTCATCAAGAAAAACTCTTATACATAATGATTGACAACCCGATCCGCGTCCATAAACCTCAGCACATGATATGAGGTTCATCTCCAGGCGTAGAGCTGACAGCAACTCCGGGCAAGAACCCCTTTGACAGGGAATGAGATATATGGAATTCTCTTTAATACATGGTCAGATATGGTAAATGGCTCCATCCATCGGATCAGCATCGCTCTGGTAGACTGCTGCTCAAACCGGAGTTCAGCAATTCAACGGCTAATTATTGTTTTCAGAAATGCAAAGAACGAACACCAGCAGATCGTCAAGGATATAGTCTTGGTCGTACCACAGTGTGGCAGGGGATTACGAAGCCGATCTATTCTTCTTCCATTTCTGATAATCTCCCACTCTCATACAAATGATATGTCCAAACTGGTTCGAGCAAAGCGAGTGCAGCCCTCAACTTCTCCTGCCCACCCTGGCTGCTTCCCTCTTCAAGTCGCTTCTCAATCTGTGGGAAAATCCTACATAGAGAAGCCAGCATCATGTCAAATGTGCCCCAATGCCGATCTTCTTCTCGAACTAACTTCACACACACAAATCTTATCAGCCCCAAAACCAACCCACAGTCATTCCTCTCGAGCCCAATGGCCGAACCGTCCAAAAGGACAGCCCCAATGGCATCGGTCAAGCTCCGATTTTCTGCCACCATTTTAACTGCCATTGAAATAAACTTCTGGAGCACCGAGTGCTTCTCTGACTCTGAAGTCCCAACTTCCTCTGCTTCTGAACTGGTTTCACGAATCTCCTCTAGTACAATCTCTGCTAGCACAGAAAACCATGAGGGGAATTTTAACTTAATGTGCTCAAATAATGAAACAGATGCATCTTGCTGAGTCTCCCTGAGCAAATATCCGGACCCCAGAGCCACGATCAGATCAGGAAGCCAAGGCTTTAATGCTGTGAGAAGACTCGATGCATAACCTGATCCAAACTGTAACTCAATGTAGGTGATCAGATTAAGCAAACAGTTCGCAAGGTTGAAAACTTCAAGCAACGGTTTCAAGGTTTCATTGGGATCTTTGAGGACTAAATTGAGCAACTTCAGTGCAAAGGTGAAGGTGCTTTTCAAGCATAGAATTGTTTCCTTCAATGCATTCTCTTCCAACCGGGATATAACGCTAAACTTTTGCCCAAAAGCCAAGATGTGCTGGATAAATGCTGCTGTAAAGTCCAAGCACCTCTTAGAATCGCAGCAACCAACTCCCAATGTGAAGGTGTCCACGAtgaacttgagaattgttgtTAACATCATCACCTCCTTTGCCATTAAGCATGAGCTTCTTTCCGAAGCATGTAGAGCTCCTATATTAGCAtggaaaaatagtaaatattaTTTGCAAGTGGTGTATCGGCAAGCTACATGGACAAAATGATTATCTTTGTACTGAAttctaataatattatttatatgctAATATAATCAACAGTACAATTTACTCACCACCTTCATTATTTGTAGAGACATCTGCTGCTGCTCTTCGGTCTTTCTTTCCCCGTGAACGAGTTTTTCTGCTGCGATCCTCATTAGATTTTGGAGAAGAAGTTGCTGGCTGTGCGTCAGATGCTTCAAACAGcttctgtgcacagttcagcAAGTGATCCATTGTCTGATCCAGAATTGTCTGCTAGAAAACGGCCAGAATTACCCACTGGCAAGAGTCTATAGATgcagaaaaaaattgaatctacTGAAATGAAATACTTCAAAGATATCCAATTCCAGCAAAGATTACATCAAAAATGGAAGAGGAAACTAAGATATTTGGGAGCCGCTGTCTAAATACTTTCTTACAGAGCCACTAAGCACTCAAGTTTATGTTAAGAAATCATTGTTAATTGATAAAATGGCCATATTGATCATCAAATGCAAACCATAAAAAGTAGAAGATTGACATTTGACTGGTGCAACTTCCTGGCTAATTATGAACCCCAAACATACCGATAACATATTAATGCCGTACGCACAATACAGAATCAAGACCTTAACAGGAAGTGAAAGAAGAAAGCTTAGATGAATTCAGTTTTTATGGTGCTGCAGTGAGGAACAACTAATTAAATCCTTACATTTATGTAAAACCATGGCCTACACTACCCTTGTGAAATATGAAATCATCCCCTCCTCCACTACAATACTCTTGGCTTCTCCTCATACATGTCTCGGGGAACAATCACCAAAGAATAATTTCATGACTTAGAGACGCCAGATAAGATAATTTTTAGTAGAATGTTCCAAGAATTTCATCCAGAAGAGATTCGGACTGATTCTGCAGAATTTGAACAGGTGGAATGTACTATTCTTTAGGCATGTTCACCATTCATTCAGTGTAAATACTGCACTTCTGTGCCCCAAGTTGTACTTAACATGCATATAAGGCAGATGAAGTTCAACCAGGTAACTGGGGTTATAGTTTTTCTTGTGTAGTAAGACAATTTTGAATAGCCGAGCAGTCCAAAGGAGATACGAGGCTTGCCTCAATGAATGATCCTGAAGCACTGCCTCCATCGCTCCTCCTTATGTTGAAACCTTGTGCAGCACTGTTTCTCATGCTCATATGCAAAGCAAGAGAGGTATAAGCTAAGACAGGGTATGCATCCATGTACTCAGAATGCGAGCACTCCAGCATGCTGACCTCGGCAATGACCTTCAAAGGGAAAAGGAGCGCCTCCAGGTTTTGGTACCCCAGAATAGCAGCCCGAGGGCTCTCATCAGAAAGGAGGTCCTTTATTTGCCAGGCTACTCCTATAGCAATCAAATAATCCTCCTCAAAGTTGGATGACTTCTTCTCACCAGCTTTCCACTTAGCTGAAAGCTTGACAGTAGAATGAGATTTCTTCCTTTTGATTGAGGAAACACTGTGCTTTGGCAGCTCAATACCAAATTTGTTATGGCAACGAAAAGCTGTTTTCTGCAGTAGCTTTGTAAAAGCTTCAAGCACATCATCTATCTTGTTGCAAGAGAGCAACAACTTGTGAGCAGCCCTCACTTCATCTTGCCTTTCAACGTTCTGATTTATGCCAACACAGTTAATTATTGTGCCCATGCACTCTTCAATAAGCCCAGATGCATCATCAATGAATATGGCTGAGACAAGGCTAAACACAGAGGATTGAGCAAGTGGAGTTGGTGCCACAGAATACAAGTGCTTCAGCCTATCGCTGTGAAACATTTCCTCAAGGGTGTTCTTGTAACGAGGCTCGTTCACAAAATGCTTGCAAAGGTGAGAAGCAGCACAAAGGAAGCCCTCAATCTGATCTTCATTTAGTTCATCAGATTGTACAACCAAATTAATAAGTACTTTGAGAAGTTCCATGAGAGACTTCACGGATGGGACCTCAGCAACAACATACTCACAAAACTTTGCTCCAGCCACAGGAGATCTCTTCAGAAGTGTTACACACCGACTGCACGCCTCTTCAGAAGTTACATTGGAGGGAAAATAGGATGGTGTAAGCAATCTAGTGATTTTCTGAGCAACTTGTGGCTGATCATTTGCAAGAGTCGGTAATAATAAGTCTAACCCCACCACCTGTGGACAAAAATCAGAAGGTTAAGAAAGATGATAAAAACTGCTACTTGAAACCCTCATCACAGAAGGCTGCTACTGACATTACATCCCTATCAATTGCTGGTCACTTTTACCTTATTGAACTGAAAAGCCCGGATATCTCTTATAAGGAGGAGAAGATCTGCTACAGCGACCCTGATGGAAAGAACATTATCCATAAGCAGACGACCAATTCTTGGTAAAAGCACCTTCAGAATTTCATGAGACTCTGGATTGCCCATCAAATAATTAATGCCATTCAACGTGGAAAGCCTCACAGCATTGCAAATGTCACGGGACATGTCATCAAAGATTTTTGTAAGAATATTTGTAATGGTTGACGAAGGAATAATCTCCCAGAACAAATGGAGGATGCGACAACTTCCTTCAACTGCAACTGCTCTTATATCAGGACAATCGTCAAAGAGCAATTTCTCTAACAGATAGAATTGCTTATCGAGTAATGAGTCCTTGGCCTCCTTCGTTGAATCAGGGTCCTCTAGAGGGAACATgtccaaaagtaaatgcagcgCATTATGCCGAACATTTGAATTTGCAACCTGTCAAAAGAATTATGCAGCAAGTTTACATGATGATTCCACCAGATTGACATGTGACTTAAATAAATATCATTGTATCACCATATAATCTGCGactgtaaaaacaataattatatccaagacCTGCCAAGCTGGCCAACTTTTTATACTTCTGTTATGTGGCTTGCCTGTAAATCCGCATTGCTATCTGATGCCCAAAGTGAAGATCAATGGCTCTTTTCTCAACAGAGAAGGAAAAATCATGGATTTTTAACTCTTAAAGCATAATAAGCAGTTGACATTTCGATTTTGATCTGACTATGCTCATACGGTAAACACTATTCTTTAATGGGTTTGCTGAAAAATCCCAATATATTTACAATAAATTGGGATTTATTTAGAGCTTAACCCTCCGTTAGGATCGAGGGAATGGAGGGAAAGGGAGACATCCAATATAGCCGATATTCTATACCCAAGAGTAATACATAAAATACTGCAGAAGGTTCATCGAGGATCATTAGTACATTATCTTCAATAAAATGAGGAATGAGAatataatcaaatcaacctAAATGCACTCTAAGACTACGCTAACATGCTAATCAGAACAGCCTCTTGTATTTATGCATTAGACAAGAACAGTCGCCAACTCAAAAACCAATATCAGGGGTAAAGACTGCCATGTTCATGAATCGTGATATTCTCATTACCTCAAAGGTAAAATGATCCATACCTGTAGAGACCGGAAAATTACAGGCTCAGTGAGGCGAAACAGAACCTTCTCAACCCCATCAACAGTACGTTGATTGATAAACCCTCCCAAGACCCTCCTAATGAATGCTGCAAAAGCCCGGGAACTAGCGTGAATAGCCCCTTCAATCAACCCCTGCAAGAAGCAATTCTCTATCGCATCTCTTGCATCTCCTTCCACCCCCTTCCACACCCGGAAAATTATATCTCCATAAGCCTCCAGCATCGATTTTTTGCCAAATGGAATTTGAGATCTTATTATCGCCAAAGCTTCCTTCATGAGCTGGTCGCTCAACCCAAATAAGAAGGCCACAAACTTTATCCCATCCTCCGTCTTCAAATAAACCGGCGCAATCACACACCTGATCAACAGCAGCTTCAGATCCTCGATGCTCTCGTCCTCGAAATCAAACAGAGTAAATGCCTCACGCAGCGAGTACACTCTATGCACGTCGACCTTCTTCTTCAGAGCCAGGGACCTCGAGACTAGAAATGGCAGAAACTGTGATATCAGCGACACTCGCTCGGGCAAATCTTCATTCCACCACTCCTCACACAAGCTCACGATCTCTGCCGATAAGACTGAATCCGATTCAAAGAGGATCAGATTGTCGTGCAGTGCTTTCACCGCAGGCAATAAGTGCTCCACTTCAAAAGCCTTCTTCGGGCTTGAGACGCACAGAACCATAACATGAGCGAGGACTTGGAGGCGCTCCAGGATCTTCTGCCTCCGCTGGTCGACACTGGGTCCCTCGCTGCTGGGACTGGGCTCTTCTACGGTTTTGGAGTTACGCGCTGACCGGCGGAGCCGTTTCGAGGGAGGTGATTTGGAGGTGCTGGGGCTGGAAATGGGAGATTTTTCGCGAATGTTTTTGAACGAGAGGATCGTCTCGGGGACAGAACGCTGGAGAGCGAGAGGGAGAGCGGAAGAGAGGGCAGAAGATTGCGGGATGGAGT from Punica granatum isolate Tunisia-2019 chromosome 3, ASM765513v2, whole genome shotgun sequence includes:
- the LOC116199603 gene encoding uncharacterized protein LOC116199603 isoform X1, with the protein product MAELKRLRSSLQSSAEDFLAAVAKLNLKSSKPTLKPLIHSIPQSSALSSALPLALQRSVPETILSFKNIREKSPISSPSTSKSPPSKRLRRSARNSKTVEEPSPSSEGPSVDQRRQKILERLQVLAHVMVLCVSSPKKAFEVEHLLPAVKALHDNLILFESDSVLSAEIVSLCEEWWNEDLPERVSLISQFLPFLVSRSLALKKKVDVHRVYSLREAFTLFDFEDESIEDLKLLLIRCVIAPVYLKTEDGIKFVAFLFGLSDQLMKEALAIIRSQIPFGKKSMLEAYGDIIFRVWKGVEGDARDAIENCFLQGLIEGAIHASSRAFAAFIRRVLGGFINQRTVDGVEKVLFRLTEPVIFRSLQVANSNVRHNALHLLLDMFPLEDPDSTKEAKDSLLDKQFYLLEKLLFDDCPDIRAVAVEGSCRILHLFWEIIPSSTITNILTKIFDDMSRDICNAVRLSTLNGINYLMGNPESHEILKVLLPRIGRLLMDNVLSIRVAVADLLLLIRDIRAFQFNKVVGLDLLLPTLANDQPQVAQKITRLLTPSYFPSNVTSEEACSRCVTLLKRSPVAGAKFCEYVVAEVPSVKSLMELLKVLINLVVQSDELNEDQIEGFLCAASHLCKHFVNEPRYKNTLEEMFHSDRLKHLYSVAPTPLAQSSVFSLVSAIFIDDASGLIEECMGTIINCVGINQNVERQDEVRAAHKLLLSCNKIDDVLEAFTKLLQKTAFRCHNKFGIELPKHSVSSIKRKKSHSTVKLSAKWKAGEKKSSNFEEDYLIAIGVAWQIKDLLSDESPRAAILGYQNLEALLFPLKVIAEVSMLECSHSEYMDAYPVLAYTSLALHMSMRNSAAQGFNIRRSDGGSASGSFIETILDQTMDHLLNCAQKLFEASDAQPATSSPKSNEDRSRKTRSRGKKDRRAAADVSTNNEGGALHASERSSCLMAKEVMMLTTILKFIVDTFTLGVGCCDSKRCLDFTAAFIQHILAFGQKFSVISRLEENALKETILCLKSTFTFALKLLNLVLKDPNETLKPLLEVFNLANCLLNLITYIELQFGSGYASSLLTALKPWLPDLIVALGSGYLLRETQQDASVSLFEHIKLKFPSWFSVLAEIVLEEIRETSSEAEEVGTSESEKHSVLQKFISMAVKMVAENRSLTDAIGAVLLDGSAIGLERNDCGLVLGLIRFVCVKLVREEDRHWGTFDMMLASLCRIFPQIEKRLEEGSSQGGQEKLRAALALLEPVWTYHLYESGRLSEMEEE
- the LOC116199603 gene encoding uncharacterized protein LOC116199603 isoform X2, whose amino-acid sequence is MAELKRLRSSLQSSAEDFLAAVAKLNLKSSKPTLKPLIHSIPQSSALSSALPLALQRSVPETILSFKNIREKSPISSPSTSKSPPSKRLRRSARNSKTVEEPSPSSEGPSVDQRRQKILERLQVLAHVMVLCVSSPKKAFEVEHLLPAVKALHDNLILFESDSVLSAEIVSLCEEWWNEDLPERVSLISQFLPFLVSRSLALKKKVDVHRVYSLREAFTLFDFEDESIEDLKLLLIRCVIAPVYLKTEDGIKFVAFLFGLSDQLMKEALAIIRSQIPFGKKSMLEAYGDIIFRVWKGVEGDARDAIENCFLQGLIEGAIHASSRAFAAFIRRVLGGFINQRTVDGVEKVLFRLTEPVIFRSLQVANSNVRHNALHLLLDMFPLEDPDSTKEAKDSLLDKQFYLLEKLLFDDCPDIRAVAVEGSCRILHLFWEIIPSSTITNILTKIFDDMSRDICNAVRLSTLNGINYLMGNPESHEILKVLLPRIGRLLMDNVLSIRVAVADLLLLIRDIRAFQFNKVVGLDLLLPTLANDQPQVAQKITRLLTPSYFPSNVTSEEACSRCVTLLKRSPVAGAKFCEYVVAEVPSVKSLMELLKVLINLVVQSDELNEDQIEGFLCAASHLCKHFVNEPRYKNTLEEMFHSDRLKHLYSVAPTPLAQSSVFSLVSAIFIDDASGLIEECMGTIINCVGINQNVERQDEVRAAHKLLLSCNKIDDVLEAFTKLLQKTAFRCHNKFGIELPKHSVSSIKRKKSHSTVKLSAKWKAGEKKSSNFEEDYLIAIGVAWQIKDLLSDESPRAAILGYQNLEALLFPLKVIAEVSMLECSHSEYMDAYPVLAYTSLALHMSMRNSAAQGFNIRRSDGGSASGSFIETILDQTMDHLLNCAQKLFEASDAQPATSSPKSNEDRSRKTRSRGKKDRRAAADVSTNNEGALHASERSSCLMAKEVMMLTTILKFIVDTFTLGVGCCDSKRCLDFTAAFIQHILAFGQKFSVISRLEENALKETILCLKSTFTFALKLLNLVLKDPNETLKPLLEVFNLANCLLNLITYIELQFGSGYASSLLTALKPWLPDLIVALGSGYLLRETQQDASVSLFEHIKLKFPSWFSVLAEIVLEEIRETSSEAEEVGTSESEKHSVLQKFISMAVKMVAENRSLTDAIGAVLLDGSAIGLERNDCGLVLGLIRFVCVKLVREEDRHWGTFDMMLASLCRIFPQIEKRLEEGSSQGGQEKLRAALALLEPVWTYHLYESGRLSEMEEE